A single window of Culicoides brevitarsis isolate CSIRO-B50_1 chromosome 3, AGI_CSIRO_Cbre_v1, whole genome shotgun sequence DNA harbors:
- the LOC134833943 gene encoding glycoprotein-N-acetylgalactosamine 3-beta-galactosyltransferase 1-like produces the protein MMFQMSKISVKNYQIILFVVAFGISVAIKIIQIVITDMNAFQSSYYDVMDYSSIKLQSNVLLDTRAADYATKEVKVLCWIETYPKNFREKAIHIQRTWGKRCDKTIYVTTQVENDVVAGTVEDAEVLPLNITEGYEYLWTKTTHALRVIHDRYIDNFDWFFKADDDTFVIVENLRHFLLPHSPTKLLVFGCLLKNPNENVFYHSGGSGYVMSRAALRTLRIDGFTNPEICPPADELKPEDVALGICFRNLGVQMEDTRDDRGRLRFAVERPEFHLTTDQHESFWFYERSFQYVGLGFECCSHRPVTFHYVTPERMYLFDALLYRVFPYGVRYEENHLNKTDNLMKNK, from the exons ATGATGTTTCAAATGAGCAAAATTTCGgtgaaaaattaccaaataattttgtttgtcgTCGCGTTTGGCATATCAGTTGCGATAAAGATAATTCAGATAGTGATTACAGACATGAATGCCTTTCAATCGTCGTACTACGATGTCATGGA TTACAGTAGCATCAAATTACAGTCGAATGTCCTGCTTGACACACGTGCCGCTGATTACGCCACGAAGGAGGTAAAAGTTCTGTGTTGGATTGAGACATACCCGAAAAATTTCCGTGAAAAGGCAATTCATATCCAACGCACGTGGGGCAAACGCTGTGACAAGACGATATATGTGACCACCCAGGTGGAAAATGACGTCGTCGCAGGCACCGTAGAAGACGCCGAAGTGTTGCCGCTGAATATCACGGAGGGCTATGAATATTTATGGACCAAGACAACGCATGCCTTGCGTGTTATTCATGACCGTTACATCGACAACTTTGACTGGTTCTTCAAAGCAGACGACGATACCTTCGTCATTGTCGAAAACTTGCGTCATTTTTTGCTGCCCCATTCCCCGACGAAACTCCTCGTCTTCGGATGTCTTCTCAAAAATCcgaatgaaaatgttttttatcatTCCGGTGGTTCGGGTTACGTCATGTCACGTGCCGCCTTGCGTACGTTGCGCATCGATGGATTTACGAATCCCGAAATTTGTCCTCCAGCCGACGAATTGAAGCCGGAAGATGTCGCTCTGGGCATTTGTTTTCGCAATTTAGGGGTGCAAATGGAAGATACGAGAGATGATCGGGGTCGCTTGAGATTTGCCGTTGAACGACCGGAATTTCATCTTACTACAGATCAACATGAGAGTTTTTGGTTTTACGAGAGGTCGTTTCAATATGTTGGACTCGGATTTGAATGTTGCTCACATCGACCGGTGACGTTTCATTATGTGACGCCGGAGAGAATGTATTTGTTCGATGCCTTGTTGTATCGCGTGTTTCCTTACGGCGTTCGATACGaggaaaatcatttaaataaaacggataatttgatgaaaaataaataa
- the LOC134835460 gene encoding cytochrome P450 4C1-like has translation MEVTLIIFGIATAVLIAFFLPKFIKRRQFVNTVNRIPGPKSYPIIGTMWDFIGANREDIFDLKRKYSKQFDGIYRLWTVGFADIKLERPEYIEQLLKSPVNIAKSPYYEMELKKWLGNGLLTSFGQKWFSHRKLISSSLHMSVLEGFIEVFVEKSQIMVEKLAEFGDTGKVVDVFDHVLNCALDIICETSMGVHLSEDERIKYITAIQEILAVNTQRFLNPFLHNEWIFALTSYGARSRKALKTLHDFTDKVIEERMEMRKQISTDEADFEHVFGKKHRKAFLDLFLDEFNKGEFFTKTDVKNEVDAFMFAGHDTTAITTANALYFIGLYPEVQEKLYQEQLEVFGNFEELPTMKTLNELQYMDRVMKECIRLIPTVTQVSRRVSEEFEVAGYTIPVGATVSIGIYACSHDERYFPDPEKFDPDRFLPENKEKLHPFSFIPFSAGVRNCIGQKYAQLKEKMLLLMMIRNFKFTSVDSRENMKYAGDILSKPIYGVKLLLEKRH, from the exons ATGGAAGTCACTCTAATTATTTTCGGAATAGCAACTGCTGTTCTAATCGCTTTTTTCCTGCCAAAATTCATCAAACGGCGCCAGTTTGTCAACACGGTCAATCGCATTCCGGGCCCCAAATCTTACCCAATTATCGGTACCATGTGGGACTTTATTGGAGCAAATCGTGAGGATATTTtcgacctcaagagaaaatattCGAAACAGTTTGACGGCATCTATCGCCTCTGGACCGTAGGCTTCGCTGACATCAAACTCGAACGCCCGGAATACATCGAGCAACTCCTCAAATCTCCCGTGAATATTGCAAAGAGCCCGTATTACGAAATGGAATTGAAAAAGTGGTTGGGAAATGGACTTTTAACGTCGTTCGGTCAAAAGTGGTTTTCACACCGAAAACTCATCTCTTCATCGTTGCATATGAGCGTGTTGGAGGGATTTATCGaggtttttgtcgaaaaaagtcAGATTATGGTGGAAAAGTTGGCGGAATTCGGAGATACGGGAAAAGTAGTTGATGTGTTTGACCACGTGCTAAATTGTGCGTTAGATATCATTTGCG aaacttCAATGGGAGTTCATTTGAGCGAAGATGAAAGAATTAAATACATAACCGCTATTCAaga gaTTCTTGCTGTAAATACGCAACGATTTTTGAATCCCTTTTTGCACAACGAATGGATTTTCGCACTCACGAGTTATGGAGCCCGAAGTCGTAAAGCACTCAAAACCCTTCACGACTTCACGGACAAAGTCATTGAGGAAAGAATGGAGATGCGAAAGCAAATTTCCACAGATGAGGCAGATTTTGAACACGTTTTCGGAAAAAAACATCGCAAAGCATTTTTGGATCTCTTTTTGGACGAATTCAACAAAGgagaatttttcacaaaaaccgACGTCAAAAACGAAGTTGATGCCTTTATGTTTGCCGGACACGACACTACAGCAATTACTACTGCAAACGCTCTTTATTTTATCGGTCTGTATCCGGAAGTGCAAGAAAAACTTTACCAAGAGCAACTTGAAGTCTTTGGAAACTTTGAGGAACTTCCAACGATGAAGACTTTGAACGAACTTCAGTACATGGATCGCGTCATGAAGGAATGCATCCGTTTAATTCCCACAGTAACGCAGGTTTCGCGTCGCGTTTCCGAAGAATTTGAAGTTGCCGGTTATACAATTCCCGTGGGAGCGACTGTTTCTATTGGAATCTATGCATGCAGTCATGACGAGAGATATTTTCCGGATCCAG aaaagtTTGATCCCGATAGATTTTTGCCggaaaacaaggaaaaacttCATCCGTTCTCGTTTATTCCTTTTAGTGCTGGCGTTCGTAACTGCATTGGACAAAAATACGCACaactcaaagaaaaaatgcttttgttgatgatgattcgCAACTTTAAATTCACGTCAGTTGATTCGCGTGAAAACATGAAATACGCTGGTGACATTCTCTCTAAGCCCATTTATGGTGTCAAGCTACTTTTGGAGAAGCGTCATTGA